From Borrelia sp. RT5S, the proteins below share one genomic window:
- a CDS encoding glycogen/starch/alpha-glucan phosphorylase, producing the protein MHISKEDFKARFNKNLKCCYQVESIKDLSGIELYNCFSRTVIDYFLEDWANTKLEFDKKRKKKVCYLSAEFLVGRFLSNTLINMGSFDVVESLSDELGIDFNELENIEIDAGLGNGGLGRLAACFLESLSTLDYPALGYGIKYRYGIFKQTFVDGYQVEEPDKWSEYEYPWVIKNIGRVYDISFGGHIEIERDFAGNEIFTHKNPYIVNAIAYDAPIVGYNSKTINTLRLWEAYAKDGFDLGLFNNMQYFDSSKKEMEVSNITKILYPNDEDLAGKFLRLRQQYFFCSASIQDVIHDFKQNYSSDLKRLPEYVVFQLNDTHPVVAIPELMRILIDREKFDWKLAWKITRQCFAYTNHTILAEALEKWPLRMFSELLPRIYQIIQEINKRFFEEIEAKNKMGSNFVYDDYLIINNGVINMAWLAIHSCFSVNGVAKLHTEILTKNELKHWYDLYPDKFNNKTNGVTQRRWLLLSNPRLSRLVSSRIGDSWVKKFDDIEKFLFFKDDKDVISSLKKIRHENKLDFSNLICRELGIKIDPNSIFDVQIKRLHEYKRQVLNALHILYLYNQLKRDKNFYVYPRTFIFGAKAAPGYRMAKNIIKFINDISNKVNNDSDVNDKIKVIFIPNYNVSWAEKIIAASDVSEQISLAGKEASGTSNMKFMMNGALTIGTMDGANVEIYDQVGDEHMFIFGLRKDEVMTYDKNHSYVPNSVLESDPELAEVISSMVDGKLFRGHYEVYKEIHDSLLYESYGGSPDRYFVLKDFRSYVCAQKLVESKYRDPDLWFSSSLVNIAKSSVFSSDRTIENYVQDIWKLKRLH; encoded by the coding sequence TATCTGGCATTGAGCTTTATAATTGTTTTTCACGAACGGTAATTGATTACTTTTTAGAAGATTGGGCTAATACTAAATTGGAATTTGATAAGAAACGAAAAAAAAAAGTGTGCTACCTTTCTGCTGAGTTTTTAGTAGGTAGATTTTTAAGTAATACTTTAATTAACATGGGCTCTTTTGATGTTGTAGAGTCATTATCGGATGAGCTTGGTATTGATTTTAATGAGCTTGAGAATATAGAAATTGACGCAGGCTTGGGAAATGGTGGCCTTGGAAGGCTTGCAGCATGCTTTTTAGAATCTCTGTCAACACTTGATTATCCCGCTTTGGGTTATGGAATAAAGTACAGGTATGGAATTTTTAAACAGACTTTTGTTGATGGATATCAGGTTGAGGAACCCGATAAGTGGAGTGAGTATGAATATCCTTGGGTTATTAAAAATATAGGTAGAGTTTATGACATTAGTTTTGGAGGCCATATTGAAATTGAACGTGATTTTGCTGGAAATGAAATTTTTACACATAAAAATCCGTATATTGTCAATGCAATAGCTTATGATGCACCTATAGTTGGGTACAATTCAAAGACGATAAATACTTTAAGATTGTGGGAGGCATATGCAAAGGATGGATTTGATTTAGGGCTGTTTAACAATATGCAGTATTTTGATTCATCCAAGAAAGAAATGGAAGTATCAAATATTACCAAAATACTTTATCCCAATGATGAAGATCTTGCAGGTAAATTTTTAAGACTCAGGCAGCAATACTTTTTTTGTAGTGCGTCAATTCAAGATGTGATACATGATTTTAAGCAGAATTATAGTAGTGATCTTAAAAGATTGCCGGAATATGTGGTTTTTCAACTAAATGATACGCATCCTGTTGTTGCAATTCCGGAGTTAATGAGAATTTTAATTGACAGAGAAAAGTTTGATTGGAAGTTGGCATGGAAGATTACAAGGCAATGCTTTGCCTATACTAATCATACAATTTTGGCAGAAGCACTTGAGAAGTGGCCTTTGCGTATGTTTTCAGAACTTTTACCTCGAATTTATCAGATAATTCAGGAAATAAATAAAAGATTTTTTGAAGAGATAGAAGCTAAAAACAAGATGGGCTCTAATTTTGTTTACGATGACTATTTAATAATCAATAATGGTGTAATTAATATGGCATGGCTTGCAATTCATTCATGCTTTTCTGTTAATGGAGTTGCGAAATTACATACAGAAATATTGACAAAAAATGAGCTTAAACACTGGTATGATCTTTATCCTGATAAATTTAATAACAAGACTAATGGGGTAACACAGAGAAGATGGCTATTACTTTCAAATCCTAGACTGTCAAGGTTGGTAAGTTCTAGAATAGGTGATTCTTGGGTTAAAAAGTTTGACGATATTGAGAAATTTTTGTTCTTTAAGGATGACAAAGATGTAATTTCTTCTCTGAAAAAGATAAGACATGAGAATAAGTTAGATTTTTCTAATCTTATTTGTCGCGAATTGGGAATCAAGATAGACCCTAATTCAATTTTTGATGTTCAAATAAAAAGACTACATGAATATAAGAGACAAGTTTTAAATGCTTTGCACATATTGTATCTTTACAATCAGTTAAAAAGAGATAAGAATTTCTATGTTTATCCCCGAACTTTTATTTTTGGAGCAAAGGCAGCACCAGGGTATAGAATGGCTAAAAATATTATCAAATTTATTAATGATATATCAAATAAAGTCAACAATGATTCTGATGTTAATGACAAAATTAAGGTTATTTTTATTCCAAATTACAATGTTTCTTGGGCAGAAAAAATTATTGCAGCATCCGATGTTTCTGAGCAGATTTCTTTGGCTGGGAAAGAAGCTTCAGGGACAAGTAATATGAAATTTATGATGAATGGGGCCTTAACTATAGGAACTATGGATGGGGCTAATGTTGAGATTTATGATCAGGTAGGAGATGAGCATATGTTTATCTTTGGTTTAAGAAAAGATGAAGTTATGACATATGATAAAAATCATTCTTATGTTCCCAATTCTGTTTTAGAGAGTGATCCTGAGCTTGCTGAAGTTATTAGTAGTATGGTTGATGGAAAGCTTTTTAGGGGGCATTATGAAGTTTATAAAGAAATACATGATAGTCTGCTTTACGAGTCCTATGGAGGATCTCCAGATAGATATTTTGTATTAAAAGATTTCAGAAGTTATGTATGTGCTCAAAAGTTAGTTGAATCTAAATATAGAGATCCAGATCTTTGGTTCTCCTCGTCTTTAGTAAACATAGCTAAGAGCTCTGTATTCTCATCAGATAGGACCATCGAGAATTATGTGCAAGATATATGGAAATTGAAAAGACTTCACTAG
- the ileS gene encoding isoleucine--tRNA ligase has translation MFKNVDNKVDFPRLEEKILEFWRDNKIFQKSVQQRKGCEEFVFYDGPPFATGLPHFGHFVPNTIKDIIPRYKTMKGKYVKRNFGWDTHGLPVEYEVEKSLGISGRHEIEQYGIEKFNEACRSTVLRYTKEWEKTIVRLGRWVDFEKNYKTMDTNFMESVWWVFKTLYDKGLIYESYYVLPYSPKLATPLSNFEVNLGEYKEINDPSLTIKFKIKDKNEYLLAWTTTPWTLPTNLGIAVGSDIEYSKIFDKERNETFILGTKRLGHYYKCEESYTTLEQFTGKNIVGMEYEPVFSYFLKQRNKGAFRVHTAEYVTTDDGTGIVHIAPFGEEDYQILKRNTKVEIVTPIDAECKFTNEVKDFEGLFVKDADKKIIDKLKSMNLIFKRENFLHRYPFCYRTNSPLIYRPISSWFVNIEAIKEKLMASNEKINWIPAHLKKGRFGKWLANAKDWAISRNRFWGNPIPVWVCSKTGNKICVGSREELERYSGQKIDDLHKDKVDKITWPSEYGGIYIRTSEVLDCWFESGSMPYASNHYPFANTNEDSLGRIFPADFVAEGLDQTRGWFYTLTILGTALFKNTAFKNVIVNGLVLSSDGKKMSKSLRNYTDPMEVINTFGADALRLYLVMSPVVRADDLKYNDDGVKDVLKNIIIPIWNAYSFFITYAIIDKFEATSNIDLSKTNILDQWIISEIESLKKTLNEEIDKYNLTKSIEESLEFIDKLNNWYIRRSRRRFWKSESDTDKRDAYETLYYALKNLMLMLAPFIPFLTENIYQNLKTENEKESIHLNEYPKEIEKFIKQDLENKMNFTRKVVSIARALRASHDIKIRKPISTIYVVTRNQREKEILGEMQEIILEEINAKAIKIKSNEEELVTYKAKANFKELGRKLAKDMKAVSSEIMKLNNDAILQIINGSTHTIKIEENTYDITIKDIILERKEKENLKVINEDSITIGLDALITEELLLEGMARELIRKVQNLRKENKFNVSDRIILYTDGNETLTKIVSEFEDYIKAETLTLKIETNEKEATTRVDLDDDIEIMIGIKRCAS, from the coding sequence ATGTTTAAGAATGTAGATAACAAAGTGGACTTTCCTAGGTTAGAAGAGAAGATATTAGAGTTTTGGCGTGATAATAAGATTTTTCAAAAATCTGTTCAACAGCGAAAAGGATGTGAAGAGTTTGTATTTTATGATGGCCCTCCTTTTGCAACAGGGCTTCCCCACTTCGGTCATTTTGTTCCAAATACAATTAAAGACATAATTCCAAGATATAAGACAATGAAGGGGAAATATGTTAAGAGAAATTTTGGATGGGATACTCATGGTTTACCCGTAGAATATGAGGTGGAAAAGTCTCTAGGAATTTCTGGAAGACATGAAATAGAACAATATGGAATCGAAAAATTTAATGAAGCATGCAGAAGTACAGTTCTCAGATACACAAAAGAATGGGAAAAGACCATTGTAAGATTGGGTCGTTGGGTGGACTTTGAAAAAAATTATAAAACAATGGACACAAATTTCATGGAATCTGTATGGTGGGTATTTAAGACTCTCTACGATAAAGGATTAATTTACGAGAGTTATTACGTACTGCCTTACTCTCCAAAGCTTGCAACCCCTCTATCGAATTTCGAGGTAAACCTTGGCGAGTACAAAGAGATTAATGACCCATCACTTACTATCAAGTTTAAAATAAAAGACAAGAATGAGTACTTACTTGCTTGGACCACGACCCCTTGGACACTACCTACGAACCTCGGAATTGCTGTTGGTAGTGACATAGAATATTCTAAAATATTTGATAAAGAAAGAAATGAAACTTTTATACTTGGTACAAAGAGGCTGGGTCACTACTATAAATGTGAAGAATCATATACAACACTGGAACAATTCACAGGTAAGAATATTGTCGGCATGGAATACGAGCCCGTCTTTTCCTATTTTTTAAAACAAAGAAACAAGGGTGCTTTCAGGGTTCACACAGCAGAATATGTTACAACGGATGACGGTACAGGAATCGTACATATTGCCCCCTTTGGAGAAGAAGATTATCAAATACTTAAACGCAACACAAAGGTTGAAATAGTAACTCCCATAGACGCCGAATGCAAATTCACAAATGAAGTAAAAGATTTTGAAGGTTTATTTGTTAAAGACGCAGACAAAAAAATAATAGATAAACTAAAATCAATGAACCTGATCTTTAAAAGAGAAAATTTTTTGCACAGATATCCATTTTGTTATAGAACAAACTCACCTTTAATTTATAGACCTATAAGTTCATGGTTTGTAAACATTGAAGCAATAAAAGAAAAACTCATGGCATCAAATGAAAAAATTAACTGGATACCTGCTCACTTAAAAAAGGGAAGATTTGGCAAGTGGCTAGCAAATGCAAAAGACTGGGCAATAAGCAGGAATAGATTTTGGGGAAATCCGATACCGGTTTGGGTCTGTTCAAAGACAGGAAACAAAATATGCGTAGGCTCTCGAGAAGAACTTGAAAGGTACTCGGGACAAAAGATAGACGACTTACACAAGGACAAAGTTGATAAAATAACTTGGCCCAGTGAGTATGGCGGGATATATATTCGAACGAGTGAGGTTTTAGACTGCTGGTTTGAATCTGGTTCAATGCCTTACGCAAGTAATCATTATCCATTTGCGAATACTAATGAAGATAGTCTAGGTAGAATTTTCCCTGCAGACTTTGTTGCAGAGGGACTGGATCAAACAAGGGGCTGGTTTTATACATTAACAATATTAGGGACTGCTCTTTTTAAAAACACGGCTTTTAAAAATGTAATAGTCAATGGGCTTGTATTGTCTAGCGATGGGAAAAAAATGTCAAAATCCCTTAGAAACTACACAGATCCAATGGAAGTAATAAATACATTCGGCGCTGACGCTTTACGACTTTACCTAGTAATGAGTCCTGTAGTAAGGGCCGATGATTTAAAATACAATGATGACGGGGTTAAGGATGTACTTAAGAACATTATCATACCTATTTGGAATGCTTACTCTTTTTTCATAACTTATGCGATAATCGATAAGTTTGAAGCTACTAGTAACATCGATTTATCTAAAACTAATATCCTTGATCAGTGGATAATTAGCGAAATCGAAAGTTTAAAAAAAACACTAAATGAAGAAATAGATAAATATAATTTAACAAAATCAATAGAAGAATCTCTTGAATTCATTGACAAATTAAATAATTGGTACATCAGGAGATCAAGGAGAAGGTTTTGGAAGTCTGAGAGTGATACTGATAAACGAGATGCTTACGAAACTTTGTATTATGCACTGAAAAACTTGATGTTAATGCTTGCGCCTTTTATTCCTTTTTTAACAGAAAACATTTATCAGAATTTGAAGACGGAGAATGAAAAAGAATCCATTCACCTAAATGAATACCCAAAGGAAATTGAGAAATTTATCAAACAAGATCTTGAAAACAAAATGAACTTTACAAGAAAAGTGGTATCAATTGCAAGAGCACTTAGAGCCTCACATGACATCAAAATACGAAAACCTATTAGTACGATCTACGTTGTAACTAGGAACCAAAGGGAAAAAGAAATACTAGGTGAAATGCAAGAAATAATACTTGAAGAAATAAATGCGAAAGCAATAAAAATAAAATCAAATGAAGAAGAACTTGTTACTTATAAGGCAAAAGCCAATTTTAAAGAGCTCGGACGTAAGCTTGCGAAAGATATGAAAGCTGTCTCATCAGAAATAATGAAATTAAACAACGATGCTATATTGCAAATAATAAATGGCAGTACGCATACAATTAAAATAGAAGAAAATACGTATGATATCACAATAAAAGATATAATATTGGAGAGGAAAGAAAAAGAAAACTTAAAAGTAATCAATGAGGATTCTATTACAATTGGATTGGATGCACTAATAACAGAGGAGTTGCTTCTAGAAGGTATGGCAAGAGAACTTATAAGAAAGGTTCAAAATTTAAGAAAAGAAAATAAATTTAATGTTAGCGACCGAATAATATTATATACAGATGGCAATGAGACATTGACCAAAATAGTGAGTGAATTTGAAGACTATATTAAAGCTGAAACGTTGACTCTAAAGATAGAGACAAACGAAAAAGAGGCAACAACTAGGGTAGATCTTGATGATGACATAGAAATAATGATAGGCATTAAAAGATGCGCAAGTTGA
- a CDS encoding AAA family ATPase, with amino-acid sequence MVEVSAKEVARKSNNREVSIWHLLMSILVRPKRSELENIDTKTLKNIKQDTLYEIEKLEKIMSSPNEIMIPKISREVFILIEKAKKEFKPKTSIGIKEIFYLILKTKKLLKKYKLNRLSFGFSEENIITNTDKIRLIETYKEFEDEIRLENDHFEIGKYVKNLTTLAKEGKLEPLVGREKEIQTLINILERRNKNSTILIGEPGIGKTAIVEGLAIKIANKEIKSGLKNKVILKVDTSDLVSGTKYRGEFEERLNNLIKSTKNKDTIIFIDEIHTLVGAGNSEGALDASNILKPALSRSEIQIIGATTHDEYRKHISKDKAFVRRFQTISIKEPNEQETMNILDNIIKNFEAYHGVTYKKEAIKNVVTLSSKYLINKRFPDKAIDLIDIAGANKKQEAVPRIIDAEDIKRATDEILSVKTKSSIKEEIDALKEAEIRIRGKVIGQEHAINEMLKEVVKTKLEINDSGKPLTSMLLIGASGCGKTMLANEVSNIIMEDKNSILKSDMSEYREENSISKLIGTNPGYVGYADGGLLTNRLKHTPRAFIILENIENAHNSVLNVIEQIIENGEFIDSQENKISFKNAIIVLITSVGSKILLGQGSIGFNKTDSYLNIKSEINNELKKRFKSTLLDKIQKKIVFNALQEEDVKIIYNNYCKKLVEKFSSKNIKIEIDDTLEDHIIRKFYDKNSGARSILNAIKEEIEEKIVNKIFKTPTISLIRIYLEKGNIKIK; translated from the coding sequence TTGGTTGAAGTATCCGCTAAAGAGGTTGCTAGAAAGAGTAATAACAGGGAAGTTTCAATCTGGCATCTGTTAATGTCTATACTTGTCCGCCCTAAAAGATCTGAACTGGAGAACATAGACACTAAAACTTTAAAAAACATAAAACAGGATACTTTGTATGAAATAGAAAAGTTAGAAAAAATTATGTCAAGTCCTAATGAGATCATGATTCCGAAAATAAGCAGGGAAGTCTTCATTCTCATTGAAAAGGCAAAAAAAGAATTTAAACCTAAAACTTCAATAGGCATAAAAGAAATTTTTTACCTGATACTGAAAACAAAAAAACTACTAAAGAAGTATAAGCTCAATAGATTAAGTTTTGGATTTAGTGAAGAGAATATAATAACAAACACAGACAAGATAAGATTAATTGAAACATACAAAGAATTTGAGGATGAAATAAGACTTGAGAATGATCACTTTGAAATTGGAAAATACGTTAAAAACTTAACAACACTTGCAAAGGAAGGTAAGCTTGAGCCTCTGGTTGGCAGAGAGAAAGAAATTCAGACACTAATTAACATACTTGAAAGACGAAATAAGAATAGCACAATATTGATAGGGGAACCTGGAATCGGAAAGACAGCAATAGTTGAAGGACTTGCAATCAAAATTGCTAATAAAGAAATAAAAAGTGGATTAAAAAATAAAGTAATATTAAAAGTTGATACTTCTGACCTGGTATCGGGAACAAAATATAGGGGAGAATTCGAAGAGAGGCTAAATAACTTAATTAAATCCACTAAAAATAAAGATACGATAATATTCATTGATGAAATACATACACTGGTAGGTGCAGGAAATTCCGAAGGTGCTCTTGATGCGTCAAATATTTTAAAACCTGCCCTATCTCGCTCTGAAATACAAATTATAGGAGCAACAACTCATGATGAATACAGAAAACACATCTCTAAAGACAAGGCATTTGTCCGAAGATTTCAAACAATATCAATAAAAGAACCCAATGAACAGGAAACCATGAACATTCTTGATAATATAATAAAAAATTTCGAAGCTTATCATGGTGTAACTTACAAAAAGGAAGCCATCAAAAACGTCGTTACCCTATCGTCAAAATACCTGATTAATAAAAGATTTCCTGACAAAGCAATCGATCTGATTGATATTGCTGGAGCTAATAAAAAACAAGAGGCAGTGCCTCGGATAATTGACGCTGAAGACATCAAGAGAGCAACAGATGAAATATTAAGTGTTAAAACAAAATCTAGCATTAAAGAAGAAATTGATGCACTTAAAGAAGCGGAAATACGAATAAGGGGGAAAGTAATTGGACAAGAACATGCTATAAATGAAATGCTTAAAGAAGTAGTTAAGACAAAACTTGAAATCAATGACAGTGGCAAACCTTTAACATCAATGTTACTCATAGGTGCGAGTGGCTGTGGTAAGACAATGTTAGCAAACGAAGTATCAAACATTATTATGGAAGATAAAAACTCAATATTAAAGTCGGACATGTCGGAATATAGAGAAGAAAATTCTATTTCAAAATTAATAGGAACAAATCCAGGCTATGTAGGATACGCTGATGGTGGACTGTTGACAAATAGACTAAAACATACCCCTAGAGCCTTCATCATACTCGAAAACATCGAAAATGCTCACAATTCAGTGCTCAATGTAATTGAACAAATAATTGAAAATGGTGAGTTTATTGACAGCCAAGAAAACAAAATATCTTTTAAAAACGCCATCATAGTTCTCATTACATCTGTTGGATCTAAAATACTTCTTGGACAAGGAAGCATTGGATTTAATAAAACAGATAGTTATTTGAATATTAAGAGCGAAATCAATAATGAACTTAAAAAAAGATTTAAGTCAACACTGTTAGATAAAATACAGAAAAAAATAGTATTTAACGCCTTACAGGAGGAAGACGTCAAAATAATATACAATAATTATTGCAAAAAACTCGTTGAGAAGTTTAGCTCCAAAAACATTAAAATAGAGATTGATGATACACTTGAAGATCATATAATTAGAAAATTTTATGATAAAAACTCTGGAGCAAGAAGTATTTTAAATGCAATAAAAGAAGAAATAGAAGAAAAAATTGTTAATAAGATCTTTAAAACCCCCACCATTAGCCTAATAAGGATATATCTAGAGAAGGGCAATATAAAAATAAAATAA
- a CDS encoding phospho-sugar mutase: MKDNRLLKRLKEYTLLEKNKYFKDEAFKLLKENNESELLNRFYKDLEFGTAGMRGVIGAGTCYMNTYNITKASQGIANYILKITATPKVAISYDSRRFSKEFAYNAAEVFASNGIKVYIYKKMRSTPQLSYTVVKLGCDFGIMITASHNPKEYNGYKVYWKGGAQIIPPHDSLIISEIQKISNIASLVTKEEGINNQLITELNDEIDISYIEKINEEFPNFNERSRKTKLRVAYTPLHGVGGVTIRELFKGSEIDLLPEPSQIDPDPEFPTVEYPNPEEHIAMYRVIEFAKAKKCDVAFATDPDADRMGIAFKEGEVWKILNGNQIACILMNHLLSKESSPQNTFTIASFVTTPMLDKIAKKYNSTLFRTYTGFKWIGSLINEMKIKEPNKKFIFGCEESHGYLIGDGARDKDAFSAIKGFCDLMLTLKENKSTIEEYLQEMYKEFGYYEEITITKTLKGAEGTALREKLMAKFRNEEQKVFAGVRVIKKLDYATLTKKDTNGNISEISDYKYPTNAIKFLLENQIVLTVRPSGTEPKIKFYVSIHSRDKQKNDIFGIIKNVNMEIEKY; the protein is encoded by the coding sequence ATGAAAGACAACAGACTCTTAAAAAGATTAAAAGAATATACCCTTCTTGAGAAAAACAAATACTTTAAGGATGAAGCATTTAAATTACTCAAGGAAAACAATGAAAGCGAGTTACTCAATAGATTTTATAAAGACCTAGAGTTTGGCACAGCGGGCATGAGAGGAGTTATTGGAGCCGGCACTTGTTATATGAATACCTACAACATCACAAAAGCAAGTCAAGGTATCGCCAATTACATTCTTAAAATAACCGCAACTCCTAAAGTTGCAATAAGCTATGATTCAAGGCGTTTTTCAAAAGAATTTGCATACAATGCTGCTGAGGTCTTTGCATCAAATGGTATTAAAGTCTATATATATAAAAAGATGAGATCGACACCTCAGTTGTCTTATACAGTTGTAAAATTAGGATGCGATTTTGGAATAATGATAACGGCAAGTCACAATCCAAAAGAATACAATGGATACAAAGTTTATTGGAAAGGTGGTGCTCAGATAATACCGCCCCATGACTCGCTTATAATATCTGAGATTCAAAAAATCTCCAATATTGCAAGTCTAGTTACAAAGGAAGAAGGAATTAATAACCAATTAATAACAGAACTTAACGATGAGATTGATATTTCGTACATAGAAAAAATAAATGAAGAATTCCCCAACTTTAATGAAAGAAGTAGGAAAACAAAATTAAGAGTAGCATATACTCCCTTACACGGAGTAGGAGGAGTAACAATAAGAGAATTATTTAAAGGAAGTGAAATAGACTTGTTGCCTGAACCATCTCAAATAGATCCTGATCCAGAATTTCCTACAGTGGAATACCCTAACCCTGAAGAACATATAGCTATGTATAGGGTAATAGAATTTGCAAAGGCAAAAAAATGCGATGTTGCATTCGCAACAGACCCAGATGCAGATAGGATGGGCATTGCCTTTAAAGAAGGTGAAGTATGGAAAATTTTAAACGGAAATCAAATTGCGTGCATTTTAATGAATCACTTATTATCCAAAGAAAGCAGTCCTCAGAACACATTCACAATAGCCTCTTTTGTTACAACTCCAATGTTGGATAAAATAGCTAAAAAGTATAATTCAACATTATTTAGAACGTATACAGGATTTAAATGGATAGGAAGTTTAATCAACGAGATGAAAATCAAAGAGCCAAATAAAAAATTTATCTTTGGTTGTGAAGAAAGTCATGGATACTTAATTGGGGATGGAGCTAGGGACAAGGACGCATTTTCTGCCATTAAAGGTTTTTGCGATTTAATGCTTACTCTTAAAGAAAATAAAAGCACAATAGAAGAATATCTTCAAGAAATGTACAAAGAATTTGGGTACTATGAAGAGATTACCATCACTAAAACTCTTAAAGGAGCCGAGGGGACAGCTTTAAGGGAAAAATTAATGGCAAAGTTTAGAAATGAAGAACAAAAAGTATTTGCAGGTGTTAGGGTAATCAAAAAATTAGATTACGCAACGTTAACAAAAAAAGATACTAACGGGAATATTAGTGAAATATCAGATTATAAATACCCTACTAATGCAATAAAGTTTTTATTAGAAAATCAAATAGTGCTAACTGTTAGACCCTCTGGAACAGAACCTAAAATTAAATTTTATGTATCTATACATTCGAGAGACAAACAAAAAAACGATATTTTTGGTATAATTAAAAACGTAAATATGGAGATAGAGAAATATTAA